The region agaaactacacactatagcttccTTTGAataatttttcttcttgtatgCCTACACGGTGAACGGACAATTCAAAAAGCATAGTAACACTTTGactttaatttgtattattatttaaaaacacttccaCACAAACAGTCTCAGACACAGGTAGCGACACTGTGCAAGCGTGAGACGTGTTTGATGTGTAAGTGTTTTGCTAAATTGTCAAATCCACTTCTCTGTAATCCGGGATCTAGAAATAtgcaaaaatattcaatttcaaAGGTTTATCTGCAGGACCAAAGATGTTTCCTACTTCACTGCAAAGTCCATACTCAGTATCTGTCAGTTAAATACTAAACTCCAAATGATTTCCGCATTTGATGTGAACACAGATAAACGTTCCTCCGTCAGCAGATCAATCTCCAGGTTTCAAAACTGCATCATTCTGCTGATGGAATGAATCAGCTAACACATCTTTGAGTGGAGCAGGACTTTAAAATTAGCTACATCTGCATATCAGTTTGATGTGCATCAGCAACAATGATCCAGTATtatgatacatattttttttacattaaaacaatactGATTATAGCCGTGTTGACTGTAATGACCATTTTAATTGATactttctttacattttgttgacaatatTTCTGTACTTTTATCTAAGTTCAGCTTGTACTTGTAGGGGAATagttttacactgtggtattgaTGCTTCTACTTACagtaagtaaaggatctgataCTGGACTAGCTGTAGTCATGCGCTGAAGTCCCTTGGTAATTCagttgttgcaggaaacagcACTTCATTGCTAATACTGTGCAAGCTACCGGCACCATTCAGTAACACAGTCACAGATATGGTCATAACCACTACAGTGCTCAACTACCTATTTTTGACGGGGAAATAAACTTCAAGTTTTTGTTGCAAAGGCGTGACCTGCGTGATCAACCCCTCTGGGCTTTCAGTGCAGCACCCTATGAAAAAAGAAGTAGGTGACAGGACAAACTTTGAATTTAAACGGTTTCTTCACGGTTGAAAATGCATCTTGTTGTCACGCAAAGGCCCTGTTCGTGgtcattttaattgcatttttttgtcaattctaACATGTAGGTctgttgtttgtatatttggagTGCTGtaagtagagagaaaaacaaaaccaatcggtgctgcctacaccgtgttatcctcctgctagcgttagcaacCAACAGGCTCAAAAGCACTCTTTAGAATATGCCACCACAAATGGCATTTTAGCTAACTGGGAGCTCTGGATCGGTtcacagccgagtgtgaagcagctgggatgaggatcagcacctctaaatcttaggccatggttctcagcaggaaactgaTGGAAGGCCTTCTTTGGGTAGGGAaggagtccttaccccaagtgaaggagtttaaatgcCTTGGGGTTgtgtcatgaccgaaagaacgagatccagggtacaagcggccgaaatgggtttcctcaggaaggtggctagcttctcccttagagatagggtgagaagctcagtcatccgagaggagctcggagtagagccgctgctccttcgcgtcgaaaggagccagttgaggtggttcgggcatctggtaaggatgcctcctgggcgctccaggcacgtccagctaggaggaggcctcggggaagacccaggactaggtggagagattatatctccaacctggcctgggaatggcttgggatcccccagtcagagctggatGATGTGGAATggggaagggaagtttgggatcccctactggagctgctgcccctgcgacccgataccggataagcgtaTGAAGATGTATGGATGGAAGCTCTGGCCATTAGCTACAGCAACTCCAGTTTTGCTTGCATtgattttggtcatttttttcccctaacGACAGTGCTCAGTGAAATCTAGCAATCGAGACTCAGGCAGAAATTGACGTGATTTCTCCTTTGATCTTTTTTTCAACTCATTtaataacataacacacactgGACCCTATTCAAAAAGGGACAGGAAAAAGCATAGGCTTGTCAAGTCCAAATAGGTCAATATACCACTGTTAGCATACTCAGCTACAAACAGTCAAACACCAGAGTTGTACCCCTAACTGGTAAATTCTTAAAATGTTGTACTGAATcaaactaaatgtattttactacTGTACAAGAAGTGGTGTCATTTACACTCTTTGGTCTATAAAAACTTAAGAAATTAATGTTAGTTACAGGAAAGAGTGCCGCCCACAGAAACTACACTAACTACTGTTTCAGTGACAGTTTATAACTGAGTTTGGCGTCACCACAGAAACACAGATTCTTTTTAGCTCAGCATTAAGTCCAACCTCCAAATTTCCTTTTTCCTGTCTGATAAACAGACCAGTATCAGAATGaggtttttgttgtattgccaTCTTTTCACTGTGATACATACAGATGGTGATACAGACACGCTGAGATGACAGCTTGCAGCTTCAACATCTTCCTCAAAGTCACAATTTATCTGGGCTTCATCTTACAATTGAGCCATGGTAGGACTCGCTATTTCCCCTTTGAGTGTCTATAGGAACTATCGTAGTTGATTTTAATTCttatatttgttatattataataataacaacaacaatacaactcacaataataataataatttaacaatgCTTTTTTCATACAGGCTGAGATATTTCTACGGTGGTCGTTGAACAATTTGTAGTTATTCGTATTTCTGACACATAACAGCCATGGTCACTGCTGTAATACACTaacggtcaaaagtttggagtaccatttttatttttaaccagggcagcggttttcagattacattatgtgcttgcaaaagggttctccaatgtgttctcagttagttttatggcatcagattagtaaacagaatgtgcctttgaaacgatggatgaatggttgctgatgatgagcaatgtagatattgcattaaggatcagccacccactcagatcagctggtattctgtctataatagaGAGGTATGGACATTTGACGGGTAGTGTCCATCTGTACACGGTTTATTGATCtattgaaattaaaagaagTGCTGACTGAAAACATTcacttttgaaatgaaaatccaaataaaagtgaaaatgaaccCTGAAAAGAAAAGCTTCCCATATCACAAGTGATAAACTCGATTGTGTTTTCCATTGATCAGGCTTTGAGGTGATTCAGCCAAAGAATCGGACCGTAAACCCCGACGGGTCAGTCTCAGTCCCCTGTGAACACACCGCAGATGTCAAGACTGTCGAAGATGTTGGACTCAAAGCCGTATCACTGTGAGTCTCCTGCTGGTCTCCTTTAATTagttgcatttcatttcattatctTTAACTGGGTAAACGTATGACAAACATAGTAGAAATATCCTCAGTTGCAGCATGAAATGTTAATAAGTAGCCAAGCAGACAGATGTTTATGTCTGTATTTGTGGTGGTTTGACCAACTGGCAACTCAATTGTATGCCAAATTAAATACATGtccaaacacattttgttttaaaaagatagAAACACAGTGCTAATAATAACCTGAGCTTATGTTGAATAATTTGTAGTATGTGTATAAAAATTGTTGTTTATGGGTAAACATATGAATGTGAAAAGAacttttgaatatatattttcattgcTTATGATCTCTGTAGACTTATTTTGGAGCTAATTCATTTAATATGGTGTAAACTAAGGGTATGAAGGGGTAAGAGTACATGAGTTtgacttcttcctactccttctTGCATGTGTAAATAGAAGTTTTTAAGTACTGGAAAGtatggagttttatttttttttaccactaagttcaaaataaaagatttcaATTGAAATAACCGGCATCACCTTATCTGTATAAACACGCTCAcaagtttttaaataaaccctaacccaaacaggtgtcaagaacaaaacaaaaagcactgTGACTGTATTATCGTTGAACCACATCACTAAATGTTAGAATAATGGTCCAACATTTTGGGAACTGCGGAGTGTTTAGATGAGAGGATTGatgtgatccgagtatccggttgaaacgagtatccggtacggataaagcacttttgcagagtaaaatattttacgattaatatgagtcaatatctgggctcggattgaatacaactcctcaactggccgcgcagcgttctgtgataatcacagcgccccccccccNNNNNNNNNNNNNNNNNNNNNNNNNNNNNNNNNNNNNNNNNNNNNNNNNNNNNNNNNNNNNNNNNNNNNNNNNNNNNNNNNNNNNNNNNNNNNNNNNNNNtccggatacagataattcatgtggtaaacagatacagatacagatacagataatgctgtactcgctcatccctaattgataccactctcatggaGTGACTGGGAACAGGAGGAAACAGctggcctggctctgtccagagGTAGCAAAATCAgcacatgtaaataaacataacaCTTTACATCTAGTTTGGTTAATTTGTATAAAAAAGTGACGTTTAAAAAGGTCAGTTTGCTGTTTCATGAGTtgtataatgaaaataaatctaCTTGATTTAGCACTTTTCTAGGTACTATTTTTCTAAGTAGagcagaataaaataaatgagtagATAAGGAGCCTGGGCTGTCTGGCTAGGTTTCAGGGTCTCTAAAGATGGGCAGGGTGTTGGCCTCTCGGATATGTGGTTAAAGTGGGCGTTCCACAGGGGGAGGATAGCTGCTTCTTAAGGCCACAGGTTCGGGCACTTGGTCCGCATGGTTGGCAGCAGGATGGTGCCTGCAGACCTGAGGTTGGGGTTCTAGAGGTCAGAGAGGTGGGGGATCTGgtgtttaaaggtgctctaagcaatgtcactcAGTTTTTGGGctacaaatctttttttcacatacataGGCTGGAACACTCTATGTTATGGTTTGTGGTGTAGGTTGACGCGGTTTGTTTCTGTTGCCGTTTATAGACCCTGAGCTGTCAACAGAGGccatgtatttttacagtgtgttccggggacaggcagctagcagatagcgaGGAGAAATTTTctgtttgtgacaaaaaacGTTCTAAAAacgtgtgacatcgcttagagaaCCTTTAACCAAAGCCAGTGGGTCTTAAAGGACAGGGGGGGTGTTGTCTCTGCAGCGGGTGACAGTCAGGGGGGTAagcctatggcgccattttattGCTACAAAGCCTTTACCTGTCactagcatcccattgactacATTCATCTTGGCGTCACTttaacagcaaataactttacatctgaagagCTTAAATACTTGGCTAACGATTGTTGCATAACTAAGCAACAAAggaccgtattgtcaggagaagcttgcagactGTTTTAACTTACATTAGCTATTCATGTTTagttactaatgttaactagtattttagcaataattagcctgtgccagTGTTctctccttacatatacctaacgctctccatctctgctgattgggaataattgagatttctcttggcacagctaccagaagacttacaaatTTCAGACAcattgctcacgtcacatctacacCGTCAAGCTGAGTTGGAGGCTAGGCAGTAACACTTAGTTatcaccagaaaagtgcttctaatatccttcactggtctccgtccagagcaacgggatctgttggtctgtttctttaactgtctatggtgccAGTGAGCACATGAGTGACAAAGTTGATTGAAGATCTTGTATGGTAAACCATGGAGCAGTGatcttcatttttgttattattattattattattattttatgaggGCCACGCTGATTGGAAAAAGTCAACAGGAGATCCACTTTTACCGCAAAGTATCAAAAGTTACATCCAGTTAAAAATAACATGTCTTCTTATCAATCCGTCATCCCTGAACATACAATATGCAATTTGTTCTACATTAGCCCATCGTGTAGCTGATCATCCAAGAGCACATTCAGCGTTAAGAGTTTGAAAGACAAACTGAGAACTCCGCAGTGAGTCAGTGTAATTGCCGGATGGGCAGAGCAAGTTAAATATCTTTTCTAGTCTATTCTTCCATCTTGTAATGGCACTGTTTTGggtaatttataaaaataaaattacttgTAATAGAGCAGACTTagagtttttttatattagccctccttgtttttagtgttttatgaAATATCTTTATTGACTGAACGATTATAACTGGCAGGCTGTAGGAGGCTTGCAAGCCGTGCATTGAGTAACACTGCCATAGAGGATACCATGGCAGTGTTCAAGTCTGGAGGTTATAAAGGCATGGATAGGTGTTTTGGCAGCAGCAGAGGCCAGGACCGTCCAAAGCCGGGCTATGCTCTTGAGGTGGAAGAAGGCAGATTTTTGGAACCTGGTTTATGTGGGGAAGGAGCAAAAGGGTGGGGTTGAGTGTAGTCTATGttcacgacgttccacttctgggattgctccgatGCCGCAAAGAATTCTGTTGGATGCCTTTTCATCCGATGTCCGTTCACTTCCGCTTTCTTTGAGTTGGCATTTTAAGCTCCTGTGGATTTCTGAAGACCACGGctaactgttcctcagatctctgcaggctgaatccagacagctagctagactatggATGGAGCATGAGGGAATTCGGGCCAGTGAAAGGATTTCCGATTCGTAGCAGATGAGTTTTAGGATGGTCCGTGTGGTGGACTTTTTCTTGACCTAGTGTGCTATCATGCTTCTGATCTAGCTCTTGGCAAAAAAgtgaataagtgtatttcccaaaatgctgtATTAATCCTAGAGCAATTTTATTGAAGACTTGGTTCCAGGTGGTAGACATAATGTGTGCATATCTATATCTAATCTATAAACATAGTTTacttactttctctctctttctctctctctcaggacaGAAAAACAACGGCTCTGCCGAAAAGGGAAGAAAGACTGTAAGAACATCACCATGCTTCAAGAGAATCCCAAAAAGTGGCATTTCATCATACTCAACATTGGGCCACAGGCAATGACCATGACGTATGAGTGTGAGTTCACGGTAAAAATTGGTGATCTAGATTACACCAAGACAGGAACACCAACCACGCTGCTGCCAGGTATGTTCAAAACTTTAATgaagaaatcatttcaaatgcaACACACATAGTTATATGTATCTCctgtcatacagtatgtcttgaTTGAATGACatgaatgacaaaaacatagtaaaaataagtatttttgttagtttctgaataaaacactttttgggACTCAAAAATACTCCTGTgagtttgggtctctgttttagctacagagtgagacatcacacttctatactatctttgttggaggtcgcacatgctcagtagctaggtaagatcccatcagctagataactgtTTCTTGacctttggtcagtccaaggcaggattagctgggagacttcttctagacgagggcgtATTTGTGGAATAGCTGCAAAAGAGGGACATGggagtagttcttttggagattatggtaaactagtgtgtgttgtgtagagAACGAACTAGCATGTCccacggttagccacctcatcttggCTAGtgacccagagactgaaggttGAGGACATTCAGAAATTAGAtagttttttcccaagtttttATGCTTGTGGAatcaccagagacacaaaataaccccaaatcccagaaaacggtattttcttcataatatgggctttaaaaaagttttaaggGGCTTCAATATTTATCCACTTTCAGATTACGAATATGTGTCAATCAACACTTAATTTACAAAGTAAATTACAGTAATTTGCCTTACTATTCTTTTTATTAGGTCAAAAGGAAGGACCCTGCATAATTCACCCCACACCTCCTCCTGCGCCTCATCAGCTCAGGTGGATTCTGATTGGTCTGCTGGCTCTGATCTTTCTGTACAGCTTTGTCATCACCTCCTTGTACATCAGTCTGAGGGTGACTATCTGTCTCTGCCACTTATCATATATGTCTGtagtttgtcttttattttattgcttatAATTgtgtttgaattgtttttttcttgatgtaTTCAATTAAttcaccaaaaacacacaagtgaCCCAAATAACACAGAACTAAGGTGAGGCCAGTCCATTAAGTAACACAGAGGATACCCCAATTCAAAAAGTCcaatttgactttgtgtttttcttctctgttaCAGTTATTGCAACATTGGGCATATTACATGTTCTGAGTCTTAGTTTAACCTTTTATGTTGGTGTGGTGCAATTTTAGTAATCAAGCCTTCATCTGTGCCCAATCCCAGGGCAATAACTTTACCCTGACATATTAATACTAGAGCCTCTGTTTCCCACATTTTTGGCATACATATACTCCTATTTTTCAATAGTCAATAACGTTAGAGCCAAAATGAAATTATCTTTTCACTCTCCTACTGCTCCTACTCTAGTTTGTTACCTTCACCCAGGAGGTTGTGTTTCTGTTCGATTTGTTCAATTTGTTTATCTGTCTGTCAGCATGATTACAGAAACACCTTTGGCCCAATATTCAAGAAACTTGATGGAAGAACTCCTTACAATTTCACGAGTTATCTTCcgcttttgttaacattgtgatATAGAGCGTTTGTATTTTCCATTAATGTGGTaatgtggaaaaatgtgttttcgaCTGGGAAGCTTCATCTTACATCAACAATGTGAGATAGGGTATGCCTTGGTGGAGGTCTGCGCTCTCCCAGTGCCCTTCTAGTTTTGAACTAAATTAAgctaacatttttaatttagaaatctCTCATGACCCTGTCGGCAGAGAAACAGCATATTatatcaaacatttaaaaataatacaatgaaagctaaaagaacaacaaaaaacaatgtttctaTAACATGTCTGAAAATTAACAGATGGAGTTATATATACACTTATTTAACAATGTTGGATGTACTCACTGAGCTACCCTAACAAATGTGTGacctttctctttgtgttttagtGTTGCTACCGAGAGCCTGAGAACTGCACCTATGTAGAAATGAGGAAAGCTCCTCAGCCAAGGAATCCACCCATGGACATTTATTGTGGGTAGCTGGCTCGTCTTTGGTCACCTCTGGTCTCATGCTGAGTGTAAAGAAAGGGGACACACGCAGCTGGTATCATAgtctcaatctttttttatttgttttttctaagtGAATTGAACCTGTACTACTGAAGACAAACAGCAGGGTGAGACAAAGACTGTGTAGAGTGACCATGTTTTCTGCTACTGTGCATTATGCACACTTTGATATTAGCTATTGCAGTACATTGGATAGAAGTGCATATGTAagatttaatattaatttaaccCTTTTCAATCTGTGCTTTCAACATTCAACTTAGTGGAAGCTATGTAATGCTTACACTGAGTGATTTCACGTACATGATGCTTCAACTTTGGTGTGCTATGACAGTTTTACACTGTACataactttttattaaactaAATGGTGTATGGTGGTGAACAAGTGCCAGAGCAAAGTACACATAATAGTAGAGAGGATATAAGAAGAGGTTCCTAGAGATATCGTGGCCTGAAGAAGCAAATACATTTGATCTTGCAAAATTGaggaaaatataaatgataattAAAAGGTTAACACCAGGGAAATAGAGAACAGGAGGCGGGGAAGAAGGCAGATAACAAAGTGAATGAGAATCTGCTCTTCTATGAACCCGCATCCTGCCACACCCCAAACCCCCCCAATTGGATTTATTGTTGTCCTGATGCATGCCAGTCCACATCCCCTACATTTAGACAATCATTGGTCAAAATCTGGGTGGGtcccaaaagtgttttttgcatATCCTCGAATAAAACAGTAAGAAAAAGGAAGGAGGCTAACACATAAATCCATgtacaattaatttaaatgaagttGGACTCTCCAGCCCTCTGCTGCTGTTGCCCAGGGTTGTGATTGTATTCACTATCACATGTAACCATTTCTGAATGTTTCTTATATATGAACATTTAATTTGTCACATTACATTGCATCAATAAAATTGATTTGTCCAAAAGTATCCTTCCTTACTTAAAGCAATATAAAAATAGATATAGATAAGGCAGTCATTTAACTGAAGGTATACAAATATTATATTGAACAGAAAATGCATGCTTCACCTCACCACCAGTGTCAAGACTCCAACGGGGGATATGTCTTGGTTTTCCTAAgcctttaaaacctattttatacaatggaatctaatctccaaagactttttacattttatatgtacatttcatattgtttGTATGTAGCTTACTAATAAAGATATGTCTTGGTTTTCCTAAgcctttaaaacctattttatacaatggaatctaatctccaaagactttttacattttatatgtacatttcatattgttCGTATGTAGCTTACTAATAAAGTtttgcaacaaagtctctccttaTTAAACTATATGTAAAGTTAAAGGACAGCAGCAGATTGCATTGTAGGTGTAACACTGACCATGGACAACAGACGGAGGCACAGGCAGTCTTACAGCAATGCATTCTCATGAATGTGCTTGTATGATATAGTATGAAAaatatgtaatgaaaaaaatatagtaaCCAGCGGCCTGTCACGTGATGGCCGTTCACATGACAGTCCTGTTTAACTGTTCAGATCACCGTGAGGTTAGCGGCTGTTGCAGCTAAGTTTAGCCAACAAATCTGTGACTGTTCTGCAGGGATTTCAGTTTAGACATCAAAGTGAATGGTTAGGCTTGGATAAAACCCTAGTCGTCTTATGTAGTTCTCCcgggacatgaacacctgtttcctggttgAAAGTCTTGTCTTCTCCCCTCCAAAGATCCAATGTgtgggaatttctcccatctagcattGTACTATACAGTGATTCCTCTATTGTGCAACAGTAaattgcgtggttatgacacaatcgttagcctatttttacaaaaacgtttgctacggagccataacaggagctacaaggtaatggagccttttatatattactgtatttctttagaaataaacgtCGGACAAATAgagtaaagttattcactgtcaaagtggctccaaaatgaatggcatgCTAACGGTgggtgatggcttggtagcatcaaaatggcgccatgagCTACGCATAGAGAgcagaggcttacccccttatttctaacgtgtttctaaCGTGGTGAATTATAATGTGATTTCCTATTTACGGGTTTTAGCTCAGTAAACtgtcaaactgtcaaaacaaGAGTCTGCATGaaactacttcctgtttcaTTCTGACACTTTAAATCAAAAGTTTGGATAGTCGTCATGGAAAGGTTAATTGTTCCTGTAACAAGGGCTACTGAGAGTGacagaacaggcagccaaggGACAGactctgatccaatggaaatcaGCGTTTGTCAAACTGACAGCACTCTAGCCCAATGGATTGTgttaggggggttagggttagatttAATAATCCACCTGCcactgtcactttttaccagcccCTTAttttgcctcataaaggtgaaaaacaggaattgatGTATCTCTATGAGCCTAATCGTGGACCTTGCGCTGTTGCTGTATTAGGGGGCCCAGGCTGGGACACACAATGATAAAGCATTTATTAGACATTGACTTATCAATGCACCTTCGATaatgtcctcaatttaggtcatcctgtacatctcatctgcgtttttttcctgcatcctcCAACTTTCAGCGACGTTATAGTGTAAAAACGTTACAGAgcacattgatgttaaaatgtgtccatGTTGGCAGGGCGTCTTtcgctgtacattttgttggtgaGATCTTCGAGTTACACatgtctcgtcttcatatcagaaataaggaaattaatttgacccgttttcactcctgattggtcagtggctgtACGTGGGACAGACCAATCAGGGGCCAGTGATGCcggcccctgattggtccgggccaGTAAGCAACTGCGTACTCTGCTTACTGATAGTTAAGCGTCTGAATTACTCAATTCTTATTGGCTACCAGCCAACGTGGCAGGTTGATTGACAGTTTTcccgccaattgcaaaatttACTCGATTTGAAAGGATGGGCGGGTGTTAATTCCATGCCCTGCCTATGtgtctcactttttttttgtctgtcaagTCTACATACCTTTTGTCTGTTCGTAAAcgaaaaatgtaaaaggtctttgagtgtttaaaaaagttctataaaaaataaatgtattatttgcattatttaaagGGGCTCTAAGCGATCTCAGGTGTTTTTAGgctaaaacatttgttgtcacatacagcaaacatctactcagtacactgtaaaaaaatgcagtctctgtagacagcccagggtctacaattggcaacaaaaacaaactgtgccaacctgcaccacatATGCCTTTTCCTGGAACAAGGGTGTGTAATCTAATAAATGTACTTGATaatgcagtttagttgtatGGGAACGTAACTTTTTAGGAGACTGCTGTTAAAAACCGCGTCACAGCAAGGAGATTCTTTTATGGTTTTGTTGCTGCATTTATTTATCTCTCATTACTGAGCACATTCAATAAATTCCCATTCCGTCAGCATTCTTGTTCACATATTTCCAGTTATCTTGTTGTTGGGCAGCTGTGGCCTTCCAATCAGAAGGTTTGGTgtttcgatccctggccctgcagtccccaaagtgtccttgggcaagacgctgaacccaAAGctgcccccaatgctgcgcaATCGCAGTgtacgtgtgtgagtgtttatctgatgagcaggtggcactttGTCTGGttgccttggccacagtgtatgaatgtgtgtgaatggtgaacggttcctgtactatgtaaaagcgctttaaaCAGTCATTGAGACTAGAAAAGTACTATTTAAGAACAGCCCATTTACATATACTATTAAGGCAACTTTTGATTGTGTGTCACTCTCAGAGCTGCTAATGGAAAAGGTAGCAAGAATGACAAGAACATTGGTATGCAGAGCATTCATATGCAGAACATACGGCTATTGAGAATTTTCTGTGACTTGAAGGATTTAGCAATATTAGAAGTACATTATGCATGAATCATTCAAAGCAGTTCCACACACAAGGTCTAAACACCAACAATGCcatgaaaaaaagtttagaCTTACATGAATTGTAACTACATGTAATATCATTAATTTACTGATAACTTTTTAATGGTCTGGTCAGACGGGGTTGCATCATGTGTTGCTAAgttacctttttttctctctccacagACTTTGCCtcatgtgttaatgtgtggATTTTACATCATATGTTTACCTTGGAACATGGGTAAATATCTAACACCTCTTC is a window of Etheostoma cragini isolate CJK2018 chromosome 11, CSU_Ecrag_1.0, whole genome shotgun sequence DNA encoding:
- the LOC117953407 gene encoding uncharacterized protein LOC117953407 isoform X1 yields the protein MTACSFNIFLKVTIYLGFILQLSHGFEVIQPKNRTVNPDGSVSVPCEHTADVKTVEDVGLKAVSLTNRTEKQRLCRKGKKDCKNITMLQENPKKWHFIILNIGPQAMTMTYECEFTVKIGDLDYTKTGTPTTLLPGQKEGPCIIHPTPPPAPHQLRWILIGLLALIFLYSFVITSLYISLRCCYREPENCTYVEMRKAPQPRNPPMDIYCG
- the LOC117953407 gene encoding uncharacterized protein LOC117953407 isoform X2, with translation MTACSFNIFLKVTIYLGFILQLSHGFEVIQPKNRTVNPDGSVSVPCEHTADVKTVEDVGLKAVSLTEKQRLCRKGKKDCKNITMLQENPKKWHFIILNIGPQAMTMTYECEFTVKIGDLDYTKTGTPTTLLPGQKEGPCIIHPTPPPAPHQLRWILIGLLALIFLYSFVITSLYISLRCCYREPENCTYVEMRKAPQPRNPPMDIYCG